From Diospyros lotus cultivar Yz01 chromosome 4, ASM1463336v1, whole genome shotgun sequence, a single genomic window includes:
- the LOC127800109 gene encoding uncharacterized protein LOC127800109 (The sequence of the model RefSeq protein was modified relative to this genomic sequence to represent the inferred CDS: added 30 bases not found in genome assembly), which produces MFSNLEINMFKFEHSFSGNVMEENTNAILSGKQFGNHNHLMEVKFLGQNDSLVSVDSFFPNEQVSEKIDVANKAYQFRYSGNEPIETEKSTVLIEVSEVVSITKGREHATLEGENTANSVVEATELHEAASDTDSRTKNQMPEFTIQLLIMELLWVKF; this is translated from the exons AAATTTGAGCATAGCTTCAGTGGGAATGTGATGGAAGAAAACACAAATGCCATTCTTTCTGGAAAGCAATTTGGCAATCACAATCATCTCATGGAGGTCAAATTTTTAGGCCAAAATGACAGTTTGGTTTctgttgactctttcttcccAAATGAACAAGTTTCAGAGAAAATAGATGTGGCTAACAAGGCCTATCAATTCAGATATTCTGGGAATGAACCTATTGAGACTGAGAAATCTACAGTTCTCATAGAAGTTTCAGAAGTAGTTTCAATTACCAAAGGCAGGGAACATGCTACCCTGGAAGGAGAAAATACTGCAAACTCAGTGGTGGAAGCAACGGAGCTGCATGAAGCTGCTTCAGATACAGATTCTAGGACCAAAAATCAGATGCCGGAATTCACAATTCAGCTGCTGATCATGGAG TTGCTGTGGGTCAAATTTTGA
- the LOC127799478 gene encoding LOW QUALITY PROTEIN: cellulose synthase A catalytic subunit 2 [UDP-forming]-like (The sequence of the model RefSeq protein was modified relative to this genomic sequence to represent the inferred CDS: inserted 2 bases in 2 codons): MDTKGRLVAGSHNRNEFVLINADEVGRVTSVKELSGQICQICGDEIEVTVDGEPFVACNECAFPVCRPCYEYERREGNQACPQCKTRYKRLKGSPRVEGDEEEDEFDDLDDEFDLGSNIQRDPQHIAEAMLSARLNTGRGLGRTQTNASGLTTPSEMETSSLHPEIPLLTYGQEDAGISPDKHALIIPPFMSRGKRVHPVPFPDSSVSSLPPRPMDPKKDLAVYGYGTVAWKDRMEEWKKRQSDKLQVVKHEGNGGGNNDPDEFDDPDLPKMDEGRQPLSRKLPISSSRINPYRMIILLRLAILGLFFHYRILHPVHDAYWLWLTSIICEIWFAVSWILDQFPKWFPIERETYLDRLSLRYEKEGKPSELAPLDIFVSTVDPMKEPPLITANTVLSILAVDYPVDKVACYVSDDGAAMLTFEALSETSEFARKWVPFCKKFNIEPRAPEWYFAQKVDYLKDKVHPTFVRERRAMKREYEEFKVRINGLVSMAQKVPEEGWTMQDGTPWXGNNVRDHPGMIQVFLGHDGVRDIEGNELPRLIYVSREKRPGFEHHKKAGAMNALVRVSAVISNAPYLLNVDCDHYIXNSKALREAMCFMMDPTSGKKICYVQFPQRFDGIDRHDRYSNRNVVFFDINMKGLDGIQGPIYVGTGCVFRRQALYGYDAPVKKKPPVKTCNCWPKWCCCFGSQKKNRKAKSKDNKKKTKSREMSTQIHALENIEEGIEGIDNEKSALMPQIKFEKKFGQSPVFIASTLLEEGGVPPGATSASLLKEAIHVISCGYEDKTEWGKRYGATVGWIYGSVTEDILTGFKMHCHGWRSVYCMPKRPAFKGSAPINLSDRLHQVLRWALGSVEIFLSRHCPIWYGYGCGLKPLERFSYINSVVYPLTSIPLLVYCTLPAVCLLTGKFIVPEISNYASIVFMAMFISIAATSILEMQWGGVSIDDWWRNEQFWVIGGVSSHLFALFQGLLKVLAGVDTNFTVTSKGGDDGEFSDLYLFKWTSLLIPPLTLLIINIIGVAVGVSDAINNGYESWGPLFGKLFFALWVIVHLYPFLKGLMGKQDGVPTIVVVWSILLASILSLLWVRINPFVSKDGIVLEVCGLNCD; the protein is encoded by the exons ATGGATACCAAAGGTCGCCTCGTCGCCGGTTCACACAACAGGAACGAGTTTGTTCTCATCAATGCAGATGAGGTTGGACGA GTAACATCAGTGAAGGAATTAAGTGGACAGATCTGCCAGATTTGTGGAGATGAGATCGAAGTTACAGTGGATGGGGAGCCATTTGTTGCCTGCAACGAATGTGCTTTCCCTGTTTGCAGGCCTTGCTATGAATATGAAAGAAGAGAAGGCAATCAAGCTTGCCCTCAATGCAAAACCAGATACAAACGCCTCAAAG GGAGTCCCCGGGTGGAAGGAGATGAAGAGGAAGACGAATTTGATGACTTGGACGATGAATTTGACTTGGGGAGCAATATCCAGAGAGACCCTCAGCACATTGCAGAGGCAATGCTCTCGGCCCGGCTGAACACCGGCCGTGGGTTGGGCCGCACCCAAACCAATGCGTCGGGGCTCACTACTCCCTCTGAGATGGAGACATCTTCTCTTCATCCAGAAATACCCCTCCTTACCTATGGCCAAGAG GACGCTGGGATTTCCCCTGATAAGCATGCTCTCATTATTCCTCCATTTATGAGTCGGGGAAAGCGGGTCCATCCAGTTCCATTTCCTGATTCCTCTGTGTCCTCCT TGCCACCAAGACCAATGGATCCTAAGAAAGACTTAGCAGTGTATGGCTATGGCACCGTTGCCTGGAAAGACAGAATGGAGGAGTGGAAGAAAAGGCAGAGTGATAAGCTTCAAGTGGTTAAGCATGAAGGAAATGGCGGTGGGAACAATGATCCGGATGAGTTTGATGATCCTGATTTGCCCAA AATGGATGAGGGCAGGCAGCCGCTTTCACGGAAGTTACCAATTTCATCAAGCAGGATAAACCCATACAGAATGATCATCTTACTCCGTCTTGCCATTCTTGGACTTTTCTTCCACTACAGGATTCTCCACCCAGTCCATGATGCATATTGGTTGTGGCTGACCtcaattatttgtgaaatatGGTTTGCTGTGTCATGGATACTTGATCAGTTCCCGAAATGGTTCCCGATTGAGCGAGAAACCTACCTGGACAGACTATCTCTGAG ATATGAGAAAGAAGGGAAGCCATCAGAGTTAGCTCCTCTAGACATATTTGTCAGTACTGTTGACCCAATGAAAGAACCTCCACTTATCACTGCAAACACGGTTTTGTCCATTCTTGCTGTGGATTATCCAGTTGATAAGGTGGCCTGCTATGTCTCAGATGATGGGGCTGCCATGCTCACATTTGAAGCCCTTTCTGAGACATCTGAATTTGCAAGGAAGTGGGTTCCATTCTGCAAGAAATTCAACATTGAGCCTCGTGCCCCAGAGTGGTATTTTGCTCAGAAGGTTGACTATCTTAAGGACAAAGTGCATCCTACATTTGTGAGGGAGCGTCGTGCAATGAAG AGGGAGTACGAAGAGTTTAAAGTTCGGATAAATGGTTTGGTTTCGATGGCACAGAAGGTTCCTGAGGAGGGTTGGACAATGCAGGATGGGACTCCAT CGGGTAACAATGTCAGGGATCATCCTGGAATGATCCAG GTATTCTTGGGCCATGATGGTGTTCGTGACATTGAAGGAAATGAGTTGCCACGTCTCATATATGTTTCTCGTGAGAAGAGGCCAGGATTTGAGCACCACAAAAAAGCTGGTGCAATGAATGCTCTG GTTCGGGTCTCGGCAGTCATTTCAAATGCACCTTACTTACTGAATGTTGATTGCGATCACTACA AAAACAGTAAGGCACTTCGTGAAGCCATGTGTTTTATGATGGACCCTACTTCAGGAAAGAAAATATGCTATGTGCAGTTTCCTCAAAGGTTTGATGGGATCGATCGTCATGATAGATACTCAAATCGCAATGTTGTTTTCTTCGAT ATCAATATGAAAGGACTGGATGGGATTCAAGGACCAATTTATGTTGGAACAGGGTGTGTATTCAGGAGGCAAGCACTCTACGGATATGATGCTCCTGTCAAGAAGAAGCCTCCGGTTAAGACATGTAACTGTTGGCCTAAATGGTGTTGCTGCTTTGGATCCCAAAAGAAGAATAGGAAGGCAAAATCAAAggacaacaaaaagaaaaccaaaagccGGGAAATGTCAACACAAATACATGCACTCGAAAATATTGAGGAAGGAATTGAAG GAATAGATAATGAAAAATCGGCCCTCATGCCTCAgataaaatttgagaagaagTTTGGACAGTCACCCGTTTTCATTGCTTCAACGCTGCTAGAGGAAGGTGGAGTTCCACCTGGTGCAACTTCCGCATCACTTTTGAAAGAAGCAATTCATGTCATTAGCTGTGGTTACGAGGACAAAACAGAATGGGGAAAGAGGTATGGAGCAACT GTGGGCTGGATTTATGGCTCCGTTACTGAGGATATTTTAACTGGATTCAAGATGCATTGCCATGGCTGGCGATCAGTCTACTGCATGCCCAAAAGGCCTGCATTCAAGGGATCAGCTCCTATTAACCTCTCAGATCGTCTGCACCAGGTTCTTCGGTGGGCTCTGGGTTCTGTTGAGATTTTCTTGAGCAGGCACTGCCCAATCTGGTATGGGTATGGGTGTGGTTTAAAGCCACTGGAGCGATTTTCATACATCAATTCAGTCGTTTATCCATTGACATCCATTCCCTTGCTCGTATATTGTACCTTACCTGCCGTCTGTCTCCTTACTGGGAAGTTTATTGTCCCCGAG ATTAGCAACTATGCCAGTATTGTTTTCATGGCCATGTTCATATCTATCGCCGCAACTAGTATTCTGGAGATGCAGTGGGGAGGTGTTAGCATTGACGACTGGTGGAGAAACGAGCAGTTCTGGGTGATTGGAGGTGTCTCGTCTCACCTGTTCGCTCTCTTCCAAGGTCTTCTCAAGGTTTTGGCTGGTGTGGACACCAACTTCACCGTCACATCCAAAGGAGGAGACGATGGGGAGTTCTCGGATCTCTACCTCTTTAAATGGACGTCTCTCTTGATCCCTCCATTGACCTTGTTGATCATAAACATAATCGGGGTTGCAGTGGGGGTCTCTGATGCCATCAACAATGGGTACGAATCCTGGGGACCGCTCTTTGGCAAGCTCTTCTTTGCTCTATGGGTCATAGTCCATCTTTACCCCTTCCTCAAAGGTCTCATGGGAAAACAAGATGGTGTTCCTACCATCGTTGTGGTATGGTCAATCCTTTTGGCTTCTATCCTGTCCCTGTTATGGGTCCGAATCAACCCATTTGTGTCGAAAGATGGTATTGTGCTGGAAGTTTGTGGGTTGAACTGTGACTAG